The Carnobacterium sp. 17-4 genome has a window encoding:
- a CDS encoding glycogen/starch/alpha-glucan phosphorylase: protein MMLTTTEFKQEFERIIEVLYASNLEDTSSVQQYTALGNFIKSYSSDNWNQTNQLYLEEQVKQVYYFSMEFLPGRMLKSNLLNLGILTTVRDGIAEMGLDFEAIVKSEVDPALGNGGLGRLASCFMDSIASLGIPGNGTGIRYRYGLFQQKFVDGYQVELPENWLRNGNVWEVRKENKAVMVRYGGEVYLKEDGENKLRPIYSNTQNILAVPYDTGMIGYENDVVNNLRLWSAEIPPEEEIRYKTIAEREVVNQITEVLYPDDSNYEGQLLRLRQEYFFTSAGIQSIVRFFKKQHQPWSEFPNKIAIHVNDTHPALCVPELMRILLDEEGLSWENAWDITKKTISYTNHTIMQEAMEKWPVDMVQGLLPRIYQIIEAINQRHIDRKIPLYGEELTYRTTIISDGYVKMAHLAIIGSHSVNGVAQLHTDILKEETLHDFYKMYPSKFNNKTNGITQRRWLHLANEKLTQLIDDKIDQEWKTNPAELRQFKAYSKDSETLKQLSDIKLENKKRFAIYVKEKYGIEIDPTALFDVQIKRLHAYKRQLLNALHILDRYLKIKEDPTLELQPRVFIFGAKAAPSYIYAKQIIKFINSLAQLVNNDPDVGNKIKIVFVENYGVSLAEMIIPAADISEQISLAGTEASGTSNMKLMLNGALTMATLDGANIEIKDLVGEDNIFLFGLTNDEVNQMNREGNYSSIAVMEANPRLKRVLNCLINGTIPGIEEEGRVIYDSLTLFNDEYYVLQDFASFVAAQERADNLYQDQQAWNQKALINIASSGPFSADFTIMRYADEIWNVKGKAEKHVSFLKGNQPI, encoded by the coding sequence ATAATGTTAACAACTACTGAATTTAAACAAGAATTTGAGAGAATAATTGAAGTGCTTTATGCCTCGAATTTAGAAGATACTTCTTCCGTACAGCAATATACAGCTTTAGGCAATTTTATAAAAAGTTATTCTTCTGATAATTGGAACCAAACCAATCAACTGTATTTAGAAGAACAAGTGAAACAAGTCTACTATTTTTCAATGGAATTTTTACCTGGGCGTATGTTGAAAAGCAATTTGTTGAATCTAGGTATTTTAACTACTGTGCGAGATGGAATTGCTGAAATGGGGTTAGATTTCGAAGCGATTGTAAAATCAGAAGTAGATCCAGCTTTAGGTAATGGTGGATTAGGTCGATTAGCTTCTTGCTTTATGGATTCCATTGCCTCTCTTGGTATTCCAGGTAATGGAACAGGTATCCGCTACCGGTATGGTTTATTTCAACAAAAATTTGTAGATGGGTATCAAGTTGAATTGCCAGAAAACTGGCTACGCAACGGAAATGTTTGGGAAGTCAGAAAAGAAAATAAAGCTGTCATGGTTCGTTATGGCGGCGAGGTGTATTTGAAAGAAGATGGCGAAAATAAACTGCGCCCTATCTATTCGAATACTCAAAATATTTTAGCAGTTCCTTATGACACCGGAATGATAGGATATGAGAATGATGTTGTAAACAATCTTCGCTTATGGTCAGCTGAAATTCCCCCTGAAGAAGAGATACGTTACAAGACGATTGCTGAACGAGAAGTAGTCAACCAGATTACAGAGGTACTTTATCCAGATGATTCAAATTATGAAGGACAGCTTCTTAGATTGAGACAAGAGTATTTTTTTACATCTGCAGGTATTCAAAGTATTGTACGATTTTTCAAAAAACAGCATCAGCCATGGAGTGAGTTTCCAAATAAAATCGCTATTCATGTAAATGATACACATCCAGCTTTATGTGTTCCAGAATTGATGCGTATTTTATTAGATGAAGAAGGACTTAGTTGGGAAAATGCATGGGATATTACGAAAAAAACTATTAGTTATACTAACCACACTATTATGCAAGAAGCTATGGAAAAATGGCCGGTCGATATGGTTCAAGGGTTGCTGCCTCGTATTTATCAAATCATTGAAGCAATCAATCAACGCCATATAGATAGAAAAATCCCCTTATATGGAGAAGAACTGACGTATCGGACCACTATTATTTCGGACGGCTATGTTAAAATGGCGCACTTAGCTATCATTGGAAGTCACAGTGTAAATGGGGTTGCCCAATTACATACAGACATTTTAAAAGAAGAAACGTTGCACGATTTTTATAAAATGTATCCATCTAAATTTAATAATAAAACAAACGGTATCACACAAAGACGATGGCTTCATTTAGCTAATGAAAAATTAACGCAATTGATCGATGATAAAATCGATCAAGAGTGGAAAACGAATCCAGCTGAATTAAGACAGTTTAAGGCCTATTCAAAAGATTCAGAAACGCTAAAACAATTGTCTGATATCAAACTTGAAAATAAAAAACGATTTGCAATTTATGTAAAAGAAAAATACGGTATTGAAATTGATCCTACAGCATTATTTGATGTGCAAATAAAAAGATTACATGCTTATAAGCGCCAATTATTAAATGCGTTGCATATCTTAGACCGTTATTTGAAAATCAAAGAGGATCCTACCCTTGAATTGCAGCCAAGAGTCTTTATTTTTGGAGCTAAAGCAGCTCCAAGTTACATTTATGCAAAGCAAATCATAAAATTTATTAACTCACTAGCTCAATTGGTAAATAATGATCCAGATGTAGGCAACAAAATAAAAATCGTTTTTGTAGAAAACTATGGTGTTTCATTAGCAGAGATGATCATTCCAGCTGCAGATATCAGTGAACAAATATCATTAGCAGGAACAGAAGCCTCTGGAACAAGTAATATGAAATTGATGCTGAATGGTGCGTTGACCATGGCAACTTTGGATGGAGCTAATATCGAAATTAAGGATTTAGTAGGAGAAGATAATATTTTCTTGTTTGGTTTGACGAACGATGAAGTTAATCAGATGAATCGAGAAGGAAATTATTCTTCGATAGCCGTTATGGAAGCCAACCCGCGTTTGAAACGAGTCCTGAATTGCCTAATTAATGGCACTATTCCAGGTATCGAAGAAGAGGGCCGAGTAATCTATGACTCATTAACGCTATTTAATGATGAGTATTATGTTTTGCAAGATTTTGCAAGTTTTGTTGCAGCTCAAGAAAGAGCAGATAACTTATACCAAGATCAACAGGCGTGGAACCAAAAGGCTTTGATCAATATCGCAAGTTCAGGTCCATTTTCTGCCGATTTTACGATCATGCGCTACGCTGATGAAATATGGAATGTTAAAGGGAAAGCTGAAAAACATGTTTCTTTTTTAAAAGGCAACCAGCCAATATAA
- the glgA gene encoding glycogen synthase GlgA, with protein MKVLFAAAECAPFFKTGGLGDVAGALPKELKKQGIDVRVVLPLYGTMPQKYKDQLVDVVQFEVKVGWRSQYCGIKKLKKDDIDYYFIDNLYYFNRPSIYGFDDDGERFAFFAQAICEMLEKIDFIPDVLHVNDWHTSIIPVLLKDKYQWITSYQSIKTILTIHNIQFQGVFDQLVLSDLYGIGYNTFHEHGLKYYDDINCLKGGIFYADQVTTVSPTYAQEIQTPQFGENLDGVLRFNSYKLSGILNGIDYEVFDPETDNAIPAHFSTKNLKGKMINKTTLQERVGLPVNEKIALMSMVSRLTTQKGCNLLRDKIDELMHRNIQVLILGTGEKEYEDSFNYFTWKYPEKFKVIVDFDVALAQHIYAGSDLFIMPSAFEPCGLSQLNSLRYGTLPIVHETGGLKDTVQPYNPYTGEGTGFSFNDFRSSVMVETIDRALTVYYDEPKKWISLVKQAMSKDFSWEKSTNEYIQVYTIMVKA; from the coding sequence ATGAAAGTTTTATTTGCTGCGGCAGAATGTGCTCCTTTTTTTAAGACCGGAGGATTAGGGGATGTCGCAGGTGCTCTGCCAAAAGAGTTGAAAAAACAAGGCATAGATGTACGTGTTGTATTGCCTTTGTATGGTACAATGCCTCAAAAATATAAAGATCAATTAGTAGATGTAGTGCAGTTTGAAGTGAAGGTTGGTTGGAGAAGTCAATATTGTGGGATAAAAAAATTAAAAAAAGATGATATTGACTATTACTTTATTGACAATTTATATTATTTTAATCGCCCTAGCATTTATGGTTTTGATGATGATGGCGAACGATTTGCTTTTTTTGCGCAAGCTATTTGTGAGATGTTGGAAAAAATAGATTTTATCCCAGATGTTTTACATGTGAACGATTGGCATACGTCTATTATTCCTGTTTTGCTAAAGGATAAGTACCAATGGATTACAAGTTATCAATCGATAAAAACGATTTTGACTATTCATAATATTCAATTTCAAGGTGTTTTTGATCAACTTGTGTTATCTGATCTATATGGAATTGGTTACAACACCTTTCACGAACATGGCTTAAAATATTATGATGATATCAATTGTTTAAAAGGTGGGATTTTTTATGCGGATCAAGTCACAACGGTTAGTCCAACATATGCACAAGAAATCCAAACACCTCAATTTGGGGAAAATTTAGACGGTGTATTACGGTTCAATAGTTATAAATTAAGCGGCATTTTAAATGGGATTGATTATGAGGTCTTTGATCCTGAAACAGATAATGCTATACCCGCTCATTTTTCCACAAAAAATTTAAAAGGAAAGATGATTAATAAAACTACTTTGCAGGAGCGAGTTGGATTACCAGTAAATGAGAAAATAGCACTAATGTCTATGGTGAGTAGGCTAACGACTCAAAAAGGCTGTAACTTATTGCGTGATAAAATCGATGAACTGATGCATCGTAATATTCAAGTTCTCATATTAGGTACCGGTGAAAAAGAATACGAAGACAGTTTCAATTATTTCACTTGGAAATATCCAGAAAAATTTAAAGTGATTGTTGATTTTGATGTGGCTTTAGCCCAACACATCTATGCAGGAAGCGATTTGTTTATTATGCCGTCAGCATTTGAACCATGTGGATTGTCTCAACTCAACTCACTTCGGTATGGTACATTGCCAATCGTTCATGAAACGGGTGGATTAAAAGACACCGTTCAACCTTACAATCCATATACTGGAGAAGGAACCGGCTTTAGTTTCAATGATTTCCGTTCATCTGTCATGGTTGAAACGATCGACCGTGCATTGACGGTTTATTATGATGAGCCAAAAAAATGGATATCATTAGTAAAACAAGCAATGTCGAAAGACTTTAGTTGGGAAAAATCCACTAACGAATATATACAAGTTTATACAATAATGGTTAAAGCATAA
- the glgD gene encoding glucose-1-phosphate adenylyltransferase subunit GlgD, with the protein MKTNEQLCAVINLDESEPQLMPLTKRRAVAALPFGSRYRLIDFPLSSLYSAEVTSVALFVRGSARALLDHVRSGYPWGMESTVGGGLFIHSGAEIKEALESLEPGQISSYYQDQIDFVEHSGKGYVVVMGSKMLCNVDLKAVLRSHIESKSDITVVYKNVPREFCSLESIDTCLTFEVEGESKVVDLLPARELPKEETKIAIGMGIAIMSVKKFIELTREAANNRIKGEINVLIRHSLKENTVDGYEYTGYLKNIENISSYYQANMNLLEEDNYNALFYRSQPVITKVKNGAPTYYSKEADISNSQFASDCVIDGTVEDSIIFRKVLIEKTAIVRNSLIMQGCKIAQNAELDYAILDKGVKIGPGVKLTGTKENPIVITKNSEITVEKES; encoded by the coding sequence ATGAAGACTAATGAACAGCTATGCGCAGTAATAAACCTAGATGAGTCAGAACCACAGTTGATGCCTTTAACCAAAAGAAGAGCAGTGGCTGCACTGCCATTCGGATCACGTTATCGCCTGATTGATTTTCCGCTTTCTAGTTTATATAGTGCAGAAGTCACTTCTGTTGCTTTATTTGTACGGGGCAGTGCAAGAGCTTTATTGGATCATGTCCGCAGCGGCTATCCTTGGGGAATGGAATCCACAGTTGGAGGTGGATTGTTTATTCATTCTGGAGCCGAAATAAAAGAAGCCCTAGAGTCGTTAGAGCCAGGTCAAATTAGTAGTTATTATCAAGATCAAATTGATTTTGTGGAACACTCAGGAAAAGGGTATGTAGTAGTTATGGGTAGTAAAATGCTTTGTAATGTTGATCTTAAGGCAGTTTTAAGAAGTCATATCGAAAGTAAATCCGATATTACTGTTGTGTATAAGAATGTTCCAAGAGAATTTTGTTCACTGGAGTCTATCGACACTTGTTTAACTTTTGAAGTAGAGGGAGAAAGTAAAGTAGTTGATTTACTTCCTGCTCGCGAACTTCCAAAAGAAGAAACGAAAATAGCTATAGGTATGGGAATAGCGATTATGAGTGTCAAAAAATTTATTGAATTAACGAGAGAAGCAGCAAATAACCGAATAAAAGGTGAAATCAATGTCTTAATTAGACATAGTTTAAAAGAAAATACCGTTGATGGTTATGAGTACACTGGATATTTGAAAAATATCGAAAATATTTCAAGTTATTATCAAGCGAATATGAATCTGTTAGAGGAAGATAATTATAATGCATTATTTTATCGTAGCCAGCCTGTTATTACAAAAGTCAAAAATGGGGCACCTACTTACTATTCAAAAGAAGCTGACATCAGTAATTCTCAATTTGCAAGCGATTGTGTGATTGATGGAACAGTTGAGGATTCTATTATTTTTCGTAAAGTCTTAATAGAAAAAACGGCAATAGTTAGAAACTCATTAATTATGCAAGGCTGTAAAATTGCTCAAAATGCAGAATTAGATTACGCTATTCTTGATAAAGGCGTAAAAATTGGTCCAGGAGTGAAATTAACAGGAACAAAAGAGAATCCAATAGTTATTACAAAAAATAGTGAGATAACAGTTGAAAAGGAGAGCTGA
- a CDS encoding glucose-1-phosphate adenylyltransferase — protein sequence MKKTETLAMILAGGQGTRLGKLTKDIAKPAVPFGGKYRIIDFALSNCANSGIKNVGVVTQYQPLELNTHVGNGESWGLNTHDGGATILQPYSSVDGEKWFKGTAHAIYQNIDFIDRYNPEYLLVLSGDHIYKMDYQDMITFHKEKNAALTVGVIPVPIEEAPRFGIMNTDQTDRIIEFEEKPAEPKSNLASMGIYIFDWSMLKRYLIDNHAKNRTMEDFGKDVIPAYLRNSENIFAYAFKDYWKDVGTIESLWEANMEFLDPNHALNIRDTSWRIYTQNPSAPPQFLTKSSKVADSMIADGCYIAGEVNHSILSHNVKLGKNSKVKDSLIMANVTIGENVTINCAIIGENAKIHDGAQIIGDEKNITVVGYAEEMGGLKDED from the coding sequence ATGAAAAAAACTGAAACGTTAGCTATGATTTTAGCAGGAGGACAAGGAACACGGCTTGGTAAATTAACTAAAGACATTGCTAAACCGGCTGTACCATTTGGTGGGAAATATAGAATCATTGATTTTGCGTTAAGCAATTGTGCTAATTCTGGAATCAAGAATGTTGGTGTTGTGACTCAATACCAGCCTCTTGAATTAAATACTCATGTCGGGAATGGCGAAAGTTGGGGACTAAATACGCACGATGGCGGAGCAACTATTCTACAACCCTATTCAAGTGTTGATGGAGAAAAATGGTTTAAAGGAACGGCACATGCTATTTACCAAAATATTGATTTTATTGATCGGTATAATCCAGAGTATCTGTTAGTTCTTTCAGGAGATCACATCTATAAAATGGATTACCAAGATATGATTACATTTCATAAAGAAAAAAATGCTGCCTTAACAGTAGGGGTAATTCCAGTTCCCATTGAAGAAGCACCTCGTTTTGGAATCATGAATACCGATCAGACAGATAGAATTATTGAATTTGAAGAAAAACCTGCAGAACCTAAAAGTAACTTAGCTTCGATGGGAATTTACATTTTTGATTGGTCTATGCTAAAGCGTTACCTTATTGATAACCATGCTAAAAATCGGACGATGGAAGATTTCGGAAAAGATGTAATTCCAGCATATTTAAGAAATAGTGAAAATATATTTGCTTATGCATTTAAAGACTATTGGAAAGATGTTGGAACAATTGAAAGTCTCTGGGAAGCGAATATGGAATTTTTAGATCCGAATCATGCATTAAATATTAGAGATACATCATGGAGAATTTATACTCAAAATCCTTCTGCTCCGCCTCAATTTTTAACTAAGTCATCAAAAGTTGCTGATTCTATGATTGCGGATGGGTGCTACATCGCCGGAGAAGTCAACCATTCAATTTTATCTCATAATGTTAAATTGGGTAAAAATTCAAAGGTTAAAGACAGTTTGATTATGGCGAATGTAACGATAGGAGAGAATGTAACGATTAATTGTGCCATTATTGGAGAAAATGCAAAAATCCATGATGGAGCGCAAATTATTGGTGACGAAAAAAATATTACGGTTGTTGGATACGCTGAAGAGATGGGAGGGTTAAAAGATGAAGACTAA
- the glgB gene encoding 1,4-alpha-glucan branching protein GlgB, which translates to MNEDIEGKLEKELYLFNKGKHFDSYLTMGCKQETYEGKVGFRFTVWAPNAKSIGLVGDFADWHVGIEMDKIGKTGCWTIFSEQATDGQCYKYRIEQPDGTVKLKIDPYALEFEVRPKDASIVKDLPKKKWSDGLWTANKKRFPVYERPLNIYEVHLSSWKHHDDDTWYTIPELQNELIPYVKKMGYTHIEFMPLMEHPLDASWGYQLTGYYALSSKFGTMEEFQNFVEAAHLANIGVIMDWVPGHFNRNDYGMVYFDGTPQYEYSDKNKAENNRWGTMNFDLGKDQVQSFLISNAFYWIEQFHLDGLRVDAVSSMLYLDYDLGEWTPNEDGSNHNKVGVEFIKKLNEKVFERYPDTLMIAEESTAWSKVTKPVYMGGLGFNYKWNMGWMNDTLKFFEMDPLFRKDHFNLITFSFMYAFNENFILPFSHDEVVHGKKSLMHKMQGDRYNQFASLRTLEAYMMVHPGKKLNFMGNDFGQFLEWRIHEGLEWESLDDEMNAKHLYFMESLNMMYKKERALWEVDHQEEGIQILDADNSAETLLSFIRKGKKPRDFVLVICNFVPVERKGYKIGVPFEGVYEEYLNTEMHEYGGVWTSNQGPLKTIKETTHQQEHTIELIVPAMSVLILRPKRIFGVPKN; encoded by the coding sequence ATGAATGAAGACATTGAGGGCAAACTTGAAAAAGAATTGTATTTATTTAATAAAGGAAAACACTTTGATAGTTATTTAACAATGGGATGTAAACAGGAAACTTATGAGGGGAAAGTTGGTTTTCGCTTTACTGTCTGGGCTCCCAATGCAAAGAGTATTGGTTTAGTAGGAGATTTTGCAGATTGGCATGTAGGAATTGAAATGGATAAAATTGGCAAAACTGGTTGCTGGACCATATTTAGTGAACAGGCTACTGATGGGCAATGTTATAAATACCGTATAGAACAACCTGATGGTACGGTAAAGTTAAAAATTGATCCTTATGCTCTAGAATTTGAAGTAAGACCAAAAGATGCTTCAATTGTAAAAGATTTGCCGAAAAAGAAATGGAGTGATGGATTATGGACGGCAAATAAGAAACGCTTCCCCGTTTATGAACGGCCACTGAATATTTATGAAGTGCACCTCAGCTCATGGAAACACCACGATGACGATACTTGGTATACCATACCTGAATTACAAAATGAATTAATTCCTTATGTAAAAAAAATGGGTTATACGCATATTGAGTTTATGCCTTTGATGGAACACCCTCTTGATGCATCCTGGGGATATCAACTGACAGGCTATTATGCGCTGTCTTCAAAATTTGGCACAATGGAAGAATTTCAAAATTTTGTAGAAGCGGCACACTTGGCCAATATTGGGGTAATAATGGATTGGGTCCCAGGTCACTTTAATCGCAATGATTATGGAATGGTTTATTTTGATGGCACACCACAATATGAATATTCAGATAAAAATAAAGCGGAAAATAATCGTTGGGGGACCATGAATTTTGATTTAGGAAAAGACCAAGTTCAAAGTTTCCTGATTTCTAATGCGTTTTATTGGATCGAACAGTTTCATCTAGATGGTTTAAGAGTGGATGCAGTGTCGAGTATGTTATATCTGGATTATGATTTAGGAGAGTGGACCCCTAATGAAGATGGAAGCAATCATAATAAAGTTGGTGTAGAATTCATAAAGAAATTAAATGAAAAAGTATTTGAAAGGTATCCTGACACACTTATGATAGCTGAAGAAAGTACCGCCTGGTCAAAGGTCACAAAACCTGTCTATATGGGGGGGTTAGGATTTAATTACAAATGGAATATGGGATGGATGAATGACACCTTAAAATTTTTTGAAATGGATCCGTTATTCCGTAAAGATCATTTCAACTTAATTACCTTTTCTTTTATGTATGCTTTCAACGAAAATTTTATTTTACCATTTTCTCATGATGAAGTTGTCCATGGAAAAAAATCATTGATGCATAAAATGCAGGGCGATCGTTACAACCAATTTGCCAGCTTGCGTACGCTAGAAGCGTATATGATGGTTCATCCAGGGAAAAAATTAAATTTTATGGGAAATGATTTTGGGCAGTTTCTAGAATGGCGCATCCATGAAGGCTTAGAATGGGAAAGCTTGGATGATGAAATGAATGCTAAACATTTGTACTTTATGGAATCATTAAATATGATGTATAAAAAGGAACGCGCACTTTGGGAAGTAGATCATCAAGAGGAAGGCATTCAAATTCTAGATGCGGATAACTCTGCTGAAACACTTTTGTCGTTCATTCGTAAAGGAAAAAAACCGCGTGACTTTGTATTAGTCATTTGTAACTTTGTTCCAGTTGAACGTAAAGGGTATAAAATAGGCGTTCCTTTTGAAGGGGTTTACGAAGAATATTTAAACACTGAGATGCATGAATATGGAGGCGTTTGGACAAGCAATCAAGGACCATTGAAAACGATAAAAGAAACTACTCATCAACAAGAACATACAATCGAATTAATTGTACCGGCAATGAGCGTTTTGATTTTACGACCAAAAAGAATTTTTGGAGTGCCAAAAAATTAA
- a CDS encoding FUSC family protein: MRVLGAGMSVAIPLLIGYVVGNMKIGTFGSFGAFAFISYQPLPLKKLGLRIAKAGAAILVALYVGMIATLLPWTIPIVIGLVSLCGFLTVRILHIPNPGAFFVIMVCIMGTGTTVAFKDMFTTVGYASIGVAAAILVALLVGFINQNFFHIPTYDVTATKQELFLESIENDSILLLSSVHHAAIIFFSAYISQSLGFGNAYWITISCAAVLQGRNLGMVFNRNIQRIIGGFIGLLIGGFFLSLHLPTIQVVCLIILLNILVEYCMVRNYGLANFFTNPQALLLSNLSKAQFTLDLVQFRLAGLVIGSLIGLLGALVITYAIKLYDKEAQLIKYKNN; this comes from the coding sequence ATGCGAGTGTTGGGAGCAGGTATGAGTGTGGCTATACCTTTATTAATTGGATATGTTGTAGGAAATATGAAGATTGGTACCTTTGGTAGTTTTGGAGCATTTGCTTTTATTTCATATCAACCATTACCTTTAAAAAAATTGGGATTGCGAATTGCTAAAGCTGGTGCAGCTATCTTAGTTGCTTTGTATGTAGGAATGATTGCTACTTTACTTCCATGGACAATACCAATCGTAATTGGCTTAGTTAGTCTATGCGGTTTTTTAACGGTACGCATATTGCATATTCCTAATCCAGGTGCTTTTTTTGTGATTATGGTCTGTATCATGGGAACTGGAACAACAGTAGCTTTTAAGGATATGTTTACAACGGTAGGATATGCAAGTATTGGAGTTGCAGCAGCCATTTTAGTAGCTTTATTGGTTGGATTTATAAATCAAAATTTTTTTCATATACCAACTTATGATGTCACTGCTACAAAACAAGAACTTTTTTTAGAATCAATTGAAAATGACTCTATTTTATTGCTTTCATCTGTTCATCATGCTGCTATTATTTTCTTTTCGGCATATATCAGTCAGTCATTAGGTTTTGGAAATGCTTATTGGATTACAATTTCTTGTGCAGCTGTTCTACAAGGACGAAACTTAGGAATGGTTTTTAACCGTAATATTCAGCGTATTATTGGAGGGTTTATAGGCTTACTTATTGGTGGTTTTTTTTTATCGCTTCATTTGCCTACGATACAAGTTGTTTGCCTAATTATTTTACTAAATATACTAGTTGAATACTGCATGGTAAGAAACTATGGATTGGCTAATTTTTTTACAAATCCACAAGCATTGTTACTCTCAAATCTATCAAAGGCTCAATTTACACTAGATTTGGTTCAATTTCGATTAGCTGGCCTTGTTATAGGCAGTCTAATTGGTTTACTCGGTGCATTAGTCATTACGTATGCCATTAAATTATATGATAAAGAAGCTCAATTAATAAAATATAAAAACAATTAA
- a CDS encoding NfeD family protein, with protein MNRLEILLLTVGFIGLVIAALTPQSALGGLLALASFGGYFYLNNLENWIPIIIFILGICLLIFEVFVPDFGVAGIIGFLLIIGGIYLTNNDLGTTLRDLSIAVVASTFLVIMLIRRGYSLTHLQKLVLNNNLDKKSGFSSNNDASAYLGKIGKTTTPLRPSGKVAFEDTELDVVSTGEHIDVDVSVIVTKVEGYKIIVRRVDKT; from the coding sequence GTGAACAGATTGGAAATACTATTATTGACTGTTGGTTTTATTGGTTTAGTAATAGCGGCATTAACGCCTCAATCCGCTTTAGGTGGACTATTAGCATTAGCAAGTTTTGGTGGCTATTTTTATTTAAATAATCTAGAAAATTGGATTCCAATCATTATTTTTATTTTAGGAATCTGTCTGCTGATTTTTGAAGTTTTTGTACCAGACTTTGGTGTAGCAGGTATAATTGGTTTTCTTTTAATTATTGGTGGTATCTATTTAACCAATAATGATTTAGGAACAACCTTGCGGGATTTAAGTATCGCTGTGGTCGCCTCTACATTCTTAGTGATTATGCTTATCAGAAGAGGCTACTCGCTGACGCATTTACAAAAACTTGTTCTTAATAATAACTTAGATAAAAAAAGCGGGTTTTCGAGCAACAATGACGCTTCAGCTTATTTAGGAAAAATTGGAAAAACAACTACTCCTCTAAGACCATCTGGAAAAGTAGCATTCGAAGATACAGAGTTAGATGTTGTCAGTACAGGCGAACACATAGACGTAGATGTTTCGGTTATTGTCACAAAAGTAGAAGGATATAAAATTATTGTTAGGAGAGTGGATAAAACATGA
- the floA gene encoding flotillin-like protein FloA (flotillin-like protein involved in membrane lipid rafts): MTTVAESPTNWIGFLFIAIIVIIVISLFFRFVPVGLWVTAYFSGVKVNIGTLVGMRLRRVAPQDIIRPLIKATKAGLDIDINELEAHYLAGGDINQVIDALIAAQRANIDLVFKQAAAIDLAGRNVFEAVQVSVNPKVIETPQIAAMAMNGIEVKARAKVTVRANIERLVGGAGEETIIARVGEGIVTTVGSAARHTDVLENPDSISKTVLRKGLDSGTAFEILSIDIADIDVGRNIGASLQMEQAQADKNIAQAKAEERRSMAIAQEQEMIAEVQKMRARVVEAEAEVPLALAEALRSGNLGAMDYYNMNNVNADTKMRNSISDSTERESDR, from the coding sequence ATGACAACAGTTGCAGAGAGCCCCACAAATTGGATTGGCTTTTTATTCATAGCCATTATCGTTATTATCGTTATTAGTTTATTTTTCCGTTTCGTACCCGTTGGATTATGGGTTACTGCTTATTTCTCAGGCGTTAAAGTTAATATAGGAACACTTGTAGGAATGCGATTAAGACGAGTAGCTCCACAAGACATCATCCGTCCATTAATTAAAGCAACTAAAGCTGGTTTAGACATTGATATTAATGAGCTAGAAGCCCATTATTTAGCCGGTGGAGATATTAACCAAGTTATAGACGCTTTGATTGCCGCACAACGTGCAAATATTGATTTAGTTTTCAAACAAGCTGCCGCAATTGACTTAGCAGGAAGAAATGTTTTTGAAGCTGTTCAAGTCAGTGTTAACCCTAAAGTAATTGAAACACCTCAAATTGCTGCAATGGCAATGAATGGTATCGAAGTTAAAGCTCGTGCTAAAGTAACTGTTCGTGCAAATATCGAACGCTTAGTCGGTGGTGCTGGTGAAGAAACCATTATTGCTCGTGTTGGTGAAGGTATCGTAACCACTGTTGGTAGTGCCGCAAGACATACTGATGTACTAGAAAATCCGGATTCTATCTCAAAAACTGTTTTAAGAAAAGGATTAGATTCTGGTACTGCTTTTGAAATTCTTTCAATTGATATTGCAGATATTGATGTTGGTCGTAATATCGGTGCCAGCTTACAAATGGAACAAGCCCAAGCAGATAAGAATATTGCACAAGCTAAAGCAGAAGAAAGACGTTCTATGGCGATTGCACAAGAACAAGAAATGATTGCTGAAGTTCAAAAAATGCGCGCACGCGTGGTTGAAGCCGAAGCTGAAGTACCTTTAGCATTAGCCGAAGCTTTGAGATCAGGAAACCTTGGTGCAATGGATTATTACAATATGAATAATGTTAATGCCGATACTAAAATGAGAAACTCTATTTCAGATTCTACTGAGAGAGAAAGTGATAGATAA